The Streptomyces kanamyceticus DNA segment GTGTCGACCGTGGCGCGCAGGGCCCGAGTCCAGGGCATGATGTCCACCGGCCGCACGGCCTTGAGCGGGTGTTTGCTCCACACCCCGACGCCCTCGCGCACCGCGGAGTACCGGTAGGTGGGCGCCAGTTCGCGCTCGTACGTCGAGACGGCGGGGCGGGACAGTTCCTCCAAGGCCACGACGTCGGCACCCGAGGCGGCCAGCGCCCGCGCGGTCCCGCGCGGGTCGCGGTTCTCCTCATGGACGTTGTGGCCGACCACGACCAAGTCCCCACCACTGGAGCGCTTGTCGAGAAACACGCCCGCGAACAGGGAGCACCAGGTGACAGCGGGGACCAGGACAGCGACGGCCGCGAGAGCGGAGCGGCGCGCCACGGCGGCCGCCATCAGCGCCAGCACACTCAGGCCCATCCAGGGCAACACCGTCTGCAGCAGACTGCCGAGGTTGCCGACGCCGTTGGGAACGCGGGTGTTGAAGGCCATGACCAGGGCGCAGAGCACGGCGACAGCGGCGACGATCCGCCCCCGTCGCCACATACCTGCGCGCCAT contains these protein-coding regions:
- a CDS encoding endonuclease/exonuclease/phosphatase family protein; protein product: MRRARAWRAGMWRRGRIVAAVAVLCALVMAFNTRVPNGVGNLGSLLQTVLPWMGLSVLALMAAAVARRSALAAVAVLVPAVTWCSLFAGVFLDKRSSGGDLVVVGHNVHEENRDPRGTARALAASGADVVALEELSRPAVSTYERELAPTYRYSAVREGVGVWSKHPLKAVRPVDIMPWTRALRATVDTPKGPVALYVAHLASVRVMPTSGFTTERRNASAGKLADAVRAERLARVVVAGDFNGAAEDSALDPLTRQLRSTQRDAGAGFGFTWPASFPVVRLDQIMVKGMTPVSSWTLPATGSDHLPVAASLRW